One genomic segment of Drosophila melanogaster chromosome 3L includes these proteins:
- the CG32201 gene encoding uncharacterized protein, with product MRKYHSLLPVLLGFAVLNSFVGCVEDIEEKERYSSSTVGLLKLLKVEEKFTDNLLNQVDQLGEKFEALRMYLSSVGYELHRSLNEKVQYVSNPINAFSLLRRTHEDLPKWHEYFKEAIGEGNQSILVDLVKMVPNDVDMLSAMHGIQRIEKIYDLKIDDLAQGVLQGVQYNVQLTYRDLIAMGNSMYQQSDYQTAAKWYRIACKRELENPEQLFIQILGDPSEHLHRQYIKSLFKYGSTTSEPSKSIEEAFIMVQASQEELDNIMSDLNEPQNDVEVEKDLYQVKRSPSNCELGCRGLYRQKTNLVCRYKSTANTFLRLAPLKLEEISLDPFMAMYHEVLYDSEIRELKGQSMNMVNGYASQRNGTEIRDTVVRYDWWSNTSLVRERINQRIIDMTGFNFLKDEKLQIANYGLGTYFQPHFDYSSDGFETPNITTLGDRLASILFYASEVPQGGATVFPEINVTVFPQKGSMLYWFNLHDDGKPDIRSLHSVCPVLNGDRWTLTKWVPMFPQMFSFPCKS from the exons ATGAGAAAGTATCATAGTTTACTCCCAGTTCTGCTTGGTTTTGCAGTTCTAAACAGTTTTGTAGGATGTGTCGAGGATATTGAGGAAAAAGAACGATACAGCTCATCTACTGTGGGACTTCTGAAACTGCTCAAAGTGGAAGAAAAATTCACCGATAACCTTTTAAACCAAGTTGATCAGCTAGGAGAAAAATTCGAAGCACTTCGAAT GTACTTGTCGTCAGTGGGTTATGAATTACATCGAAGCCTCAATGAAAAAGTGCAATACGTTTCAAATCccataaatgcattttcactGCTAAGACGCACGCACGAGGATTTACCAAAATGGCACGAATACTTTAAAGAAGCCATTGGAGAAG GAAATCAGAGTATTCTGGTTGACCTTGTGAAAATGGTTCCGAACGATGTGGACATGTTGTCGGCCATGCATGGAATTCAACGCatagaaaaaatatatgactTGAAAATCGACGATCTGGCACAAGGTGTTTTGCAAGGAGTTCAGTACAA CGTTCAACTTACATATCGCGACCTCATAGCCATGGGAAATTCGATGTACCAGCAAAGCGACTATCAGACAGCAGCCAAATGGTATCGAATTGCTTGCAAACGCGAATTGGAAAATCCCGAACAATTATTTATTCAGATTTTGGGCGACCCATCTGAACACCTTCATCGCCAATACATTAAATCCCTCTTCAAATACG GCTCTACAACATCTGAGCCTTCGAAGTCCATTGAAGAAGCCTTTATAATGGTACAGGCCAGTCAAGAGGAGCTGGATAATATTATGTCTGACCTGAACGAACCGCAGAACGACGTTGAAGTAGAGAAAGATCTGTATCAGGTAAAAAGAAGTCCTTCCAACTGTGAACTTGGTTGTCGAGGACTGTATCGCCAAAAGACGAATCTTGTGTGTCGATACAAAAGCACTGCGAATACGTTTCTGCGATTGGCTCCTCTAAAATTGGAGGAAATTAGTTTGGATCCATTTATGGCAATGTATCACGAAGTTCTGTACGATTCGGAGATTCGTGAACTTAAAGGACAATCGATGAATATGGTTAATGGCTACGCCAGCCAGAGAAATGGCACAGAAATCAGAGATACAGTTGTCCGATATGATTGGTGGTCAAATACTTCATTGGTTCGGGAGCGCATCAATCAGCGGATAATTGATATGACAGGATTCAACTTCTTAAAAGATGAAAAACTACAGATCGCGAACTATGGATTGGGCACCTATTTCCAACCGCACTTTGACTACTCGTCCGATGGTTTTGAAACTCCAAATATTACGACGTTGGGAGATAGGTTGGCAAGCATTCTTTTTTAT GCTAGTGAAGTTCCACAAGGAGGTGCCACTGTTTTTCCGGAAATTAATGTTACGGTCTTCCCACAAAAAGGCAGCATGTTGTACTGGTTCAATTTGCATGATGACGGAAAACCTGACATAAGAAGCCTACACTCGGTGTGTCCTGTTCTCAATGGCGACAGATGGA